A window of Methanolobus sediminis contains these coding sequences:
- the trxB gene encoding thioredoxin-disulfide reductase gives MINMYDLIIIGGGPAGMTAAIYAVRYGLNTLVLEKNVVPGQIATADRVENYPGFPSISGMELMNKFREHAEHTGVKIQNADVKTVKDEDDKKVVVTDNGDFEAIAVIVATGANPRRLGVPGEDKFLTKGVSYCATCDGPFYSGLNVIVVGGGESAVTDALILSDIAEKVYVVHRRDELRACSLLQKRAFDKENITFIWDTVVQEIKGSDLVERVVLKNTKTNELTEMEIDGIFIYVGINPNTSMVDVEKQDAGFIVTDDKMECSVPGIFAAGDCRRTSMWQVVTAVSDGAVAAMSAHEYITSVKFDS, from the coding sequence ATGATAAACATGTACGATCTGATAATAATTGGCGGTGGACCTGCCGGAATGACAGCGGCCATCTATGCTGTACGGTACGGCCTTAATACCCTTGTGCTTGAAAAGAACGTTGTTCCCGGCCAGATAGCAACTGCCGACAGGGTGGAGAATTACCCCGGATTCCCTTCCATTTCGGGAATGGAACTTATGAACAAGTTCAGGGAGCATGCGGAACATACCGGCGTTAAAATCCAGAATGCTGATGTCAAAACCGTTAAAGACGAAGATGACAAGAAGGTTGTCGTCACCGATAACGGGGATTTTGAAGCTATTGCAGTCATCGTTGCCACAGGTGCCAATCCAAGAAGACTTGGAGTTCCCGGTGAAGATAAATTCCTTACAAAAGGTGTATCCTACTGTGCCACGTGTGACGGTCCTTTTTACTCAGGACTGAATGTTATCGTGGTAGGTGGTGGAGAGTCTGCAGTTACCGATGCACTCATACTTTCCGATATTGCCGAAAAGGTCTATGTAGTGCACAGGCGCGATGAGCTGAGAGCCTGTTCTCTTCTTCAGAAAAGAGCTTTTGATAAAGAGAATATCACATTCATCTGGGACACAGTTGTCCAGGAGATAAAAGGAAGTGACCTTGTAGAGAGGGTTGTCCTCAAAAACACAAAGACCAATGAACTGACTGAAATGGAGATTGACGGTATTTTCATCTATGTAGGTATTAACCCCAACACCTCTATGGTGGATGTTGAAAAGCAGGATGCGGGCTTCATCGTGACCGATGATAAGATGGAATGTTCCGTACCCGGTATATTTGCAGCAGGCGATTGCCGCAGAACTTCCATGTGGCAGGTAGTGACAGCTGTTTCAGATGGTGCGGTTGCAGCCATGTCGGCACATGAATATATTACATCTGTTAAATTTGACAGCTAA
- a CDS encoding DUF2111 domain-containing protein, with protein MTCDEKLNGAVCLNICADSTADDLEPIATAVHALIGIPTTIRSLNCKGIRMERGVIIDRDYTGPVLEEVMRTNQSIRAVPNEGVYKGKSVMVAPIRTISGEVIGAIGVVDIVAALDILVMFREYPGIIDEVEESRKRIQ; from the coding sequence ATGACATGCGATGAAAAATTAAATGGTGCGGTTTGCCTGAACATATGCGCAGATTCCACGGCTGATGACCTGGAACCCATAGCAACTGCTGTACACGCTCTGATAGGGATCCCAACAACTATTCGCAGTCTCAATTGCAAGGGTATCCGTATGGAAAGAGGTGTGATCATTGACAGGGACTACACGGGACCGGTTCTTGAAGAGGTCATGAGAACAAACCAAAGTATCAGGGCAGTACCAAATGAAGGTGTTTATAAGGGCAAATCAGTTATGGTTGCGCCTATAAGAACAATCAGCGGAGAAGTTATCGGTGCGATTGGTGTTGTTGATATTGTTGCAGCCCTTGATATCCTGGTGATGTTCAGGGAATATCCTGGTATCATTGATGAAGTAGAAGAATCTAGAAAAAGAATTCAGTGA